In a genomic window of Brassica rapa cultivar Chiifu-401-42 chromosome A10, CAAS_Brap_v3.01, whole genome shotgun sequence:
- the LOC103844530 gene encoding protein LIFEGUARD 4, whose translation MHKWNLPYRKDDVESGGERPLYPTMLESPELRWGFIRKVYSIIAFQLLLTIAVAATVVTVRPIAVFFSTTSAGLALWIVLIITPLLVLCPLYYYHQKHPVNYLLLGVFTVALAFAVGLSCAFTSGKVILESAILTTVVVLSLTFYTFWAAKKGYDFNFLGPFLFGAIIVLMVFALIQIFFPLGRISVMIYGCLASIIFCGYIVYDTDNLIKRYSYDEYIWAAVSLYLDIINLFLSLLTIFRAAES comes from the exons ATGCATAAGTGGAATCTTCCCTACCGCAAAGATGACGTGGAGAGCGGCGGCGAGAGACCTCTGTATCCGACGATGCTCGAGAGCCCCGAACTCCGGTGGGGCTTCATCCGCAAGGTTTACTCCATAATCGCTTTTCAGCTTTTACTAACAATCGCCGTCGCAGCCACGGTGGTCACCGTACGTCCCATCGCCGTGTTCTTCTCCACCACTAGCGCCGGCCTTGCTCTCTGGATAGTTCTGATCATCACGCCTCTTCTAG TGTTGTGTCCTTTGTACTATTACCACCAGAAACATCCGGTGAACTACTTGCTTCTTGGTGTTTTCACGGTGGCTCTCGCTTTCGCCGTCGGGCTATCATGTGCATTCACAAGTG GGAAAGTGATTCTTGAGTCAGCGATTCTGACAACAGTAGTGGTgctttccttaaccttctacaCCTTCTGGGCTGCAAAGAAAGGATATGACTTCAACTTCCTCGGCCCATTCTTGTTTGGTGCTATCATCGTTCTCATGGTCTTTGCTCTTATTCAG ATCTTTTTCCCGTTGGGTAGGATCTCAGTGATGATCTACGGTTGCTTGGCATCTATAATATTCTGCGGCTACATAGTGTACGATACAGACAATCTCATCAAACGTTACAGTTACGATGAGTACATCTGGGCAGCAGTGTCGCTCTACTTGGACATCATCAACCTCTTCTTGTCTCTCCTCACCATTTTCAGAGCTGCCGAGAGTTAA
- the LOC103844716 gene encoding replication protein A 70 kDa DNA-binding subunit C: protein MAAMNNISELKPFKSMWKVKVKIIRLWKQYSAAGGETIEMVFVDSRGDKIHGTVKKDEVGQFAHVLHQGQTKLLINFTVTHSSGSYRTTKHPYKVVFLPTTRVRICEALPYNMTGLEPVNYRAVLNGKLDPDFLVDVVGQVVEVSHIEVVSVNGKDTQKISVELRDTEDERLPLVLWGKFAEDISDAVQLRSENTVICVLRFGKIKIWKDERSVSNAYNVSDVTVNPENIAEVQAFIRLLPKDDLKLSIVDSKPLALANAVSEKDDFFVHTPRKTIAEVLESRQVEKCIVMATIAGIDSDMGWYYLSCKVCAKKVITVPNDNYDDGDEHDVLACNYYCPKCKTNSPKLLPRYKLHLVVLDNTKDCKFLLFDNLALQLLRQPCIELTGPITDEIQDPDVLPPILNDLKGKTFLFKIQIEKENFVYKHDTFKVLKIITNLGMINEFEAAQSPTGSENMLSGTFSTQSDAPEGSLMIQGGSSGSTDLTPAKRTRTPIINLEEAFDQNSVTKMACTIKVKKEKFEKSG, encoded by the exons atggctgcGATGAACAACATTTCTGAGTTGAAACCTTTCAAGTCAATGTGGAAGGTTAAGGTTAAAATCATTCGGCTATGGAAGCAATATTCAGCTGCCGGGGGCGAGACTATTGAAATGGTTTTCGTGGATTCTAGA GGTGATAAGATTCATGGGACCGTGAAGAAGGATGAAGTGGGCCAGTTCGCCCATGTGCTGCACCAGGGACAAACGAAACTCCTAATTAATTTTACGGTCACCCATTCAAGTGGTTCTTATCGGACAACCAAACATCCATACAAGGTGGTTTTCCTTCCTACAACCCGTGTCAGGATATGTGAGGCGTTGCCTTACAACATGACTGGATTGGAGCCGGTTAATTACCGTGCTGTACTCAATGGGAAGCTCGATCCAGACTTCTTAGTTG ATGTTGTCGGCCAAGTTGTTGAAGTGTCCCACATTGAAGTTGTGTCCGTCAATGGTAAGGACACCCAGAAGATCTCTGTGGAACTGCGTGATACTGA GGATGAACGTCTCCCCCTGGTGTTATGGGGGAAGTTTGCAGAGGACATCAGTGATGCAGTTCAGTTGCGTTCTGAGAACACAGTTATTTGTGTTCTGAGGTTTGgcaaaattaaaatttggaaAG ATGAGCGTAGTGTCTCCAATGCATACAACGTCTCAGATGTGACAGTAAACCCAGAGAACATCGCTGAGGTCCAAGCTTTCATACGTTT GTTACCAAAAGATGATTTGAAATTGTCTATTGTTGACTCTAAGCCGCTTGCGTTGGCGAATGCTGTGTCTGAAAAGGATGACTTTTTTGTGCACACACCTAGAAAGACTATTGCTGAGGTCCTTGAATCGAGACAG GTGGAGAAGTGTATTGTAATGGCCACAATTGCGGGTATCGACTCTGACATGGGTTGGTACTACCTGAGTTGCAAGGTCTGTGCCAAGAAGGTAATTACAGTGCCTAACGACAACTATGATGATGGAGATGAGCACGATGTTCTTGCATGCAATTACTATTGTCCCAAATGCAAGACTAACAGCCCCAAACTATTGCCAAg GTACAAGTTGCATTTGGTTGTTCTTGACAATACCAAGGACTGCAAGTTTCTCCTCTTTGATAATCTGGCACTACAACTGCTGCGCCAACCATGTATTGAGCTCACTGGTCCTATTACTGATGAG ATTCAGGATCCTGATGTGTTGCCTCCCATTCTCAACGATTTAAagggaaaaacttttcttttcaaGATTCAGATTGAAAAGGAGAATTTTGTTTACAAGCATGACACATTTAAGGTCCTCAAGATTATCACAAATCTTGGAATGATAAATGAGTTTGAAGCGGCCCAATCTCCTACG GGAAGTGAAAACATGCTATCTGGGACATTTTCAACTCAGTCTGATGCACCTGAG ggGTCTTTGATGATCCAGGGTGGTTCATCTGGGTCAACTGATCTGACACCAGCAAAGCGCACCAGGACACCAATCATCAATTTGGAGGAGGCTTTTGATCAGAACTCGGTTACAAAAATGGCGTGTACCATAAAGGTCAAGAAAGAGAAGTTCGAAAAAAGTGGCTAG
- the LOC117129090 gene encoding uncharacterized protein LOC117129090, with protein MNMLRASNVHVKTFRNAKDRFNNEDEREELSLVLIHSRLKDGRVYNLPTSSEVAALVVGDFQENMDKRDIILEKNSGKLKRINELHPCYLPLQYPLIFPYGEDGFRLGIQHGFTGLKKNRKPNISMREFFAYRIMVREVGSQVLLLSRRLLQQFLVGAYTMIESHRLRYIRKNQSNLRTLKFSKFVAAANDGNSSVAIEGNRIIIPSSFTGGPRYMHQMYLDAMSICKYFGFPDLFITFTCNPKWPELTRYFKKYNLKSEDRPDLCCRLFKIKLDSMMDDLTKKQLLGKTVSAIYTIEFQKRGLPHAHILLFMDSKHKLPNAEDIDRIIAAEIPDKAEEPRLYDIVKDMMIHGPCGKVNRDSPCMQDGKCSKFFPRKHVEKTTVDEQGYPVYRRRENGCSVEKKGIPCDNRFVVPYNKELLLAYNAHINVEWCNQSRSIKYLFKYINKGQDRVTGTVTQKCSVEATLAGTSTNTADVVGDTRATEADRTAADGGEPTIDEIKNYFDARYILFMFYVTSILFYIKFSLIEVNSICLFINRYLSACESSWRILAFPTQYRSTPVEKLTFHLEGEQPVVYKHGDTVESVLARVQLTKTMFLAWFDCCELYPEAREITYVEMPTRFVYDAKQKVWNPRKKGFAIGRLTPVSPGSGPRYFLRVLLNKVKGPRCYNDIKTVKGIILPSYEDACYELGLLDDDKEYIEGLKECSFWASSGYVRHLFAKMLLSGSLSMPKLVWESCTDILSEDVLYIERKKPFILSSNKLFFIGISGLILSEEEVLNETLVLIEKILRSKNSSLAKWETMPKPVFIDHSVYDNNLLQEELNYAREELRGQHDEWITQLTDEQRSVYDAILGSVMSGKGGVFFVYGFGGTGKTFLWNILSAAIRSKGDVVLNVASSGIASLLLPGGRTAHSRFGIPISPDEFSTCNIEPGSNQAELVAKASMIIWDEAPMMSKHCFEALDRTLCDIMKTTDGRPFGGKVVVFGGDFRQILPVIPRGNRADIVMAALNSSYLWKHCKVLQLTKNMRLFSETDPREAEEIKKFSDWILDVGDGKINEPNSGETMIDIPKDLLVMKCTDPIEAIVSEVYGNTFKDSKDPLFFQERAILCPTNEDVDVINNYMLDRLAGNFLDVAHY; from the exons ATGAACATGCTAAGGGCCTCTAATGTTCATGTGAAGACTTTCAGAAATGCAAAGGACAGATTTAATAATGAAGACGAACGGGAAGAGTTATCTCTGGTTTTGATTCACAGTCGACTAAAGGATGGTCGTGTTTACAATTTGCCCACTTCTTCTGAAGTAGCTGCATTAGTGGTTGGAGATTTTCAGGAAAATATGGACAAGCGTGATATTATTTTGGAGAAAAATTCTGGTAAGCTGAAAAGGATCAATGAATTGCATCCTTGCTATCTTCCACTTCAGTATCCACTCATTTTTCCATATGGAGAAGATGGCTTTCGCTTAGGTATCCAACATGGTTTCAcgggattaaaaaaaaatagaaaacccaACATAAGTATGAGGGAGTTCTTTGCATATCGGATTATGGTTCGTGAGGTTGGTTCGCAGGTCCTTCTACTATCACGCCGTTTACTTCAACAGTTTCTGGTGGGTGCCTATACTATGATCGAGAGCCATCGTCTTCGATATATTCGGAAAAACCAGTCAAATCTCCGGACACTGAAATTTAGCAAGTTTGTTGCTGCTGCAAATGATGGCAATTCTAGCGTGGCTATAGAAGGTAACCGCATCATCATTCCATCATCATTCACAGGTGGTCCAAGGTATATGCATCAAATGTATTTGGATGCCATGTCTATATGCAAATACTTTGGATTTCCAGATCTTTTTATAACCTTCACATGTAACCCTAAGTGGCCCGAGCTAACAAGGTATTTTAAGAAGTACAACCTCAAGTCTGAGGATCGACCAGATTTGTGTTGTagactttttaaaattaagcTTGACAGCATGATGGATGATCTTACAAAAAAGCAGCTTCTTGGAAAGACAGTCTCTG CTATCTATACAATAGAGTTTCAGAAAAGAGGACTCCCACATGCTCATATTCTATTGTTCATGGACTCTAAGCACAAACTTCCAAATGCTGAAGATATTGATCGCATCATAGCAGCTGAAATCCCTGATAAAGCCGAAGAACCAAGATTATATGACATTGTCAAGGACATGATGATTCATGGTCCATGTGGGAAGGTTAATAGAGATTCTCCATGTATGCAAGATGGGAAGTGTAGCAAATTTTTTCCTCGAAAACATGTTGAGAAGACAACTGTGGATGAACAAGGGTATCCTGTTTATAGGAGACGAGAAAATGGGTGCTCTGTTGAGAAGAAAGGAATTCCATGTGATAATCGGTTTGTGGTTCCCTACAACAAGGAGCTATTGCTTGCGTATAATGCTCATATTAATGTGGAATGGTGTAATCAGTCGCGGTCTATTAAGTACTTATTTAAGTACATTAACAAAGGCCAAGACCGTGTTACAGGAACGGTTACTCAGAAGTGTAGTGTCGAGGCTACTTTGGCAGGAACATCAACTAACACGGCAGATGTAGTAGGTGATACCAGAGCCACAGAAGCTGATAGGACAGCTGCAGATGGAGGGGAACCAACTATTGAcgaaattaaaaactatttcgATGCAAGGTATATATTGTTTATGTTCTATGTGACTTCtatattgttttatataaaattttctttaattgAAGTCAATTccatttgtttatttataaatagatATCTATCTGCTTGCGAATCGTCATGGAGGATTCTAGCATTCCCAACGCAATACCGTTCTACACCTGTGGAGAAGCTTACGTTTCATCTTGAGGGAGAGCAACCAGTAGTCTACAAACATGGTGATACTGTCGAAAGTGTATTGGCTCGAGTGCAGCTTACAAAGACTATGTTTTTAGCTTGGTTTGATTGTTGTGAACTATACCCTGAAGCTAGAGAAATTACATATGTGGAAATGCCTACCCGATTTGTCTATGATGCTAAGCAAAAGGTTTGGAATCCAAGAAAGAAAGGTTTTGCTATTGGAAGGTTAACACCCGTTTCTCCAGGTTCTGGCCCACGTTATTTTCTGAGGGTTCTTCTTAACAAGGTAAAGGGTCCAAGGTGCTACAATGATATCAAGACGGTTAAAGGGATAATCCTACCCAGTTATGAGGATGCCTGTTACGAGCTTGGTTTGCTGGATGACGACAAAGAGTATATTGAAGGATTAAAAGAATGCAGTTTTTGGGCTTCCAGCGGGTACGTGCGCCACTTATTTGCAAAGATGTTGTTATCTGGGTCTCTATCTATGCCGAAATTAGTATGGGAATCATGCACTGATATATTATCAGAAGATGTCCTATACATTGAGAGGAAGAAGC CATTTATTCTGTCTTCTaacaaactattttttattggCATATCAGGACTCATTTTGAGTGAGGAAGAAGTGCTGAATGAAACGTTAGTATTGATTGAAAAAATACTGCGTTCAAAAAATAGTTCACTGGCTAAGTGGGAGACAATGCCAAAACCTGTTTTTATTGATCATTCTGTTTATGACAACAATCTATTACAAGAGGAGCTAAACTACGCAAGAGAAGAATTGCGAGGGCAACATGACGAGTGGATTACACAGTTGACTGATGAGCAAAGGTCTGTTTATGATGCAATTCTAGGATCGGTTATGAGTGGTAAAGGTGGAGTCTTTTTTGTCTATGGGTTTGGAGGAACGGGAAAAACATTTTTATGGAATATTCTTTCAGCTGCAATAAGGTCAAAGGGTGATGTTGTTCTTAATGTTGCATCTAGCGGTATTGCTTCTTTATTGCTTCCAGGTGGGAGGACCGCTCATTCAAGGTTTGGTATTCCTATAAGTCCAGATGAGTTCTCCACTTGCAATATAGAACCTGGAAGCAATCAGGCCGAATTGGTTGCGAAGGCTTCAATGATTATTTGGGACGAAGCCCCTATGATGAGCAAACATTGCTTTGAGGCGTTGGATCGTACTTTATGTGACATTATGAAGACTACTGATGGAAGGCCATTTGGTGGCAAAGTAGTTGTTTTTGGTGGTGATTTCCGGCAAATACTACCAGTAATTCCAAGGGGAAACCGAGCTGATATTGTCATGGCGGCGCTAAACTCTTCTTATCTATGGAAGCATTGCAAAGTGTTACAGCTGACAAAGAATATGAGGCTCTTTTCAGAAACAGATCCTCGAGAAGCTGAGGAGATTAAAAAATTTTCCGACTGGATTTTGGATGTAGGTGACGGAAAGATTAACGAGCCAAACAGTGGAGAAACTATGATTGATATTCCTAAAGATCTGCTGGTTATGAAGTGCACTGATCCTATTGAAGCTATCGTCTCTGAAGTATATGGCAACACTTTCAAAGATTCGAAGGATCCATTATTTTTCCAGGAAAGAGCAATATTGTGTCCTACGAACGAAGATGTTGATGTTATTAACAACTATATGCTTGATCGTCTAGCAGGTAATTTTTTAGACGTTGCACACTATTAA
- the LOC117129081 gene encoding ATP-dependent DNA helicase PIF1-like yields MFFYTVYHRILTTHFSLLGEERTYLSSDSIDPADLKSKDDSVFSPEFLNSIKTSGLPNHALRLRIGTPVMLIRNLDPTEGQCNGTRLQITGLAKHILQAKIITGTRVGETVFLHRVLIEPSDSKLPFKMRRRQFPLKVAFAMTINKSQGQTLSNVGLFLPRPVFSHGQLYVAVSRVKSRKGLKILITDKDQKPQDSTLNVVFKEVFQNLFENCNAK; encoded by the coding sequence ATGTTCTTTTATACTGTGTATCATAGGATTCTTACGACACATTTTTCTTTATTAGGTGAGGAGAGGACTTATTTGAGTTCAGATAGTATTGATCCAGCTGATTTAAAATCCAAAGATGACTCTGTTTTTTCTCCAGAGTTTTTGAATAGTATCAAAACATCAGGATTACCTAATCATGCTCTAAGGCTTAGGATTGGTACACCAGTTATGCTGATTAGAAATTTGGATCCCACAGAAGGACAATGTAATGGGACAAGGTTGCAGATTACTGGGCTGGCTAAACATATTCTTCAAGCGAAAATCATCACTGGAACTCGAGTTGGTGAGACGGTTTTTTTACACCGAGTCTTGATAGAGCCCTCAGATTCAAAGCTTCCTTTCAAAATGAGACGTAGGCAATTTCCCCTGAAAGTGGCCTTTGCTATGACCATCAACAAGAGCCAGGGTCAAACACTATCTAATGTGGGTTTGTTTCTACCAAGACCTGTTTTTTCACATGGGCAATTGTATGTGGCTGTGTCAAGGGTAAAGTCAAGGAAGGGATTGAAAATTCTGATTACTGATAAAGACCAAAAACCTCAAGATTCAACCCTCAATGTTGTATTCAAGGAAGTTTTCCAGAATCTGTTTGAAAACTGCAATGCAAAATAG